The Streptosporangiales bacterium genomic interval GACGCCGCTCTAACCCGCCGGCAGAGATAGCGGCCCAACTCTCGCAACAGGACGCCGTGGTGACCGCGGCGTCCTTCTTGCTATGCCGCGATTCAGCCGGCTCCGGTGAGGAGTACCTCGGCACCGACCGGCCGGTAGCCGGCGTCGAGGAACGTGCGCATCGAAGCGGCGTTGCCCGGTGCCACCTGCGCCCACAGGGACCTGCCGTCAGGTACGAGCGCACGGGCGGCGTGGACGAGCGCACGCGCGAGACCACGGCCGCGGGCCGCGGGATCGAGCTCGACGTTCACCTCGTACCTCCCGCCGACCCCGCGCCCGATCGCGAGGACCGCGCCGCCACCGGTCCACATCCAGACGCCGTCGCGATGCCGCAGTGCCCGGCGGAGCCTGGGATGGTCGCTCGTCTCGATCTCGTCGAGTCCGAGCTCGACAAGACTCGTCTCCGCGTACGGCAGCGGCTCGGCGAGGAGCACGGCGTCGGTCGAGCCGATCCGCCTGCCGATCCGGGTCGCCAGCGCGAGGACGAACGACGGACCGAGCGGCGCCGAGAGGTCGACGGTTCGCAGCTGCTCCGCCACCCACCCGGCGTCGACGTCGGCGACCACCATCGCGTGGGCGGTGAAGGCCAGCACACCGGCGTCACGCGCGTTCACCGGCGCGACGACGGACACGCTGCCGTCCGCGGCGGGGAAGCGCCCGCGCTCCACGTCGGCGATGATGCGGGGGAGATCGGACGCGGTCACAGCCGCGATCCTGCCAGTCGGGGAGAGGACGGAGCATGCGCGCGCCACAGGTCGTCCCGCTGGCGGGACTCCCCGACCGGGTGACGGTCTACGAGGTCGGCCCGAGGGACGGCCTGCAGAACGAGTCGGCGATCGTCCCGGTCGATGTGAAGGCCGAGTTCGTCCGGCGGCTCGTCTCCTGTGGCCTGCGGGTGATCGAGGCGACGAGCTTCGTGCACCCGCGCTGGGTGCCGCAGCTCGCCGACGCCGAAGAGCTGCTCGCCGCCCTCGACCGCACGGGCACCACCCGGTTCCCCGTGCTCGTGCCGAACGAGCGGGGCCTCGACCGCGCGCTGGCCGCGGACGTCCGCGAGATCGCGGTCTTCGCCAGCGCGACGGAGACCTTCGCACAACGCAACCTCGCGCGCAGTCTCGACGGCCAGTTCGCGATGTTCGAGCCCGTCCTCGGCCGCGCGGTCGAGGCCGGCCTGACGGCGCGTGGCTACGTCTCGATGGCCTACGGCGACCCGTGGGAGGGCGACGTCGCGATCGACCAGGTCGTCCGCGTCGGGAGGAGGCTGCTCGACCTCGGATGTGACGAGCTCTCGATCGGCGACACGATCGGCGTGGCCACACCCGGACACGTCGCGGCACTGCTCGACGCGTTCACGGACGCCGGCGCGGACGTCGGCAGGCTCGCGGTGCACTTCCACGACACGTACGGCCAGGCGCTCGCCAACACCCTCGCCGCGCTGGGCCGTGGTGTCACGGTGGTCGACAGCGCGGCCGGCGGTCTCGGCGGCTGTCCGTACGCGGAGAGCGCCACGGGCAACCTCGCCACCGAGGACCTCGTCTGGCAGCTGCACGGGCTGGGCATCGAGACGGGCGTCGACCTCGCCGCGCTCGTCGAGACGAGTAGCTGGATGGCCGAGCGGCTCGGCCGGCCGAGCCCGTCGCGCACCGTCGCGGCCCTCGGCGGTCAGCGAGCCACCTGAGGGGCCGCCGCCACATGTCGGCCGTGACATGGCATCCTGCCGTCCATGTCGGTACCGCAGGGAC includes:
- a CDS encoding GNAT family N-acetyltransferase, encoding MTASDLPRIIADVERGRFPAADGSVSVVAPVNARDAGVLAFTAHAMVVADVDAGWVAEQLRTVDLSAPLGPSFVLALATRIGRRIGSTDAVLLAEPLPYAETSLVELGLDEIETSDHPRLRRALRHRDGVWMWTGGGAVLAIGRGVGGRYEVNVELDPAARGRGLARALVHAARALVPDGRSLWAQVAPGNAASMRTFLDAGYRPVGAEVLLTGAG
- a CDS encoding hydroxymethylglutaryl-CoA lyase, which encodes MRAPQVVPLAGLPDRVTVYEVGPRDGLQNESAIVPVDVKAEFVRRLVSCGLRVIEATSFVHPRWVPQLADAEELLAALDRTGTTRFPVLVPNERGLDRALAADVREIAVFASATETFAQRNLARSLDGQFAMFEPVLGRAVEAGLTARGYVSMAYGDPWEGDVAIDQVVRVGRRLLDLGCDELSIGDTIGVATPGHVAALLDAFTDAGADVGRLAVHFHDTYGQALANTLAALGRGVTVVDSAAGGLGGCPYAESATGNLATEDLVWQLHGLGIETGVDLAALVETSSWMAERLGRPSPSRTVAALGGQRAT